Proteins found in one Gadus macrocephalus chromosome 23, ASM3116895v1 genomic segment:
- the LOC132452857 gene encoding toll-like receptor 13 isoform X1 translates to MKTEMAMPIRGISLCSFGILCFLLNLNSFISPAAGYRLKDCRVTRTTQAICQKNSFNAFPKDIPLIVTSIDLSQNKISELNNADLKDLPNLLRLNLKRNSISIIESGTFVVQMSLEVLNLNSNRLCKLEEGMFDGLVNLTELRLSFNNIQTLAPASFKSLSKLTFLDLGHNKLRNLANIFNHTPHLQILNIPANKISNFHSWELSNTSTELVSLDLSQNQLMVFSLTAHIFPNLKLLNLDGGMKNGIVWEVNNTSYLSGVSNLDISGVHSSLGLQEVLETFNSSLMYLKLNHMNNNLRVLINISCKIPSLTSLEVRNNRIKVIRSDMLHLCTNLNILDLAKNEITDISDNSFQSLRKLNILILKSNRLTSVPYAIRKTEISKLDLSFNNINVLGCYDLANMTCLRILQLNHNHLLNLKDCVFKDLVNLKHLWLQNNNIYQLNGAFQKNMPKLQVLYLFNNQLIDLDQGEFKDLNSLKMLSLQGNKLKKLKKGNFNGLSNLTNLNLESNEIDEIHNGTFIDLKALQKLNLMTNHLKYTSEKPMEYPPFAELSQLESLLISAQRRRLKSALHQNFLKGLTNLSVLNIRSMQLTSLHPLTFNYTPNLNKLYMSSNDFTDLPDNLFSPIQKLKSLYISRLNLRSLDFLLLANLKELEFLQVRKNAFSVIREPVMQSLPALVYLDMQGNSFTCNCDNAWFLKWVKNNKQTQVYDADNFECNYPPDLKGKKLLEIDVESCTVDIGYICYISTACTVIMTIAVSYTHHFLQWHLVYGYNLMLAFLYNSKHKDKRAHQYDAFVSYNANDESWVLGELLPKLEDEQGWRLCLHHRDFQPGKPIMENITDSIYGSRKTICVVSRDYLQSEWCSREIQVASFRLFDEQKDVLILVFLEDIPMQQLSPYYRMRRLLKRKTYLSWSRAEAHPNLFWEKLRQALETREHPMGEHLRLTVEDGPPGERQDQSKV, encoded by the exons ATGAAAACGGAAATGGCGATGCCAATAAGGGGAATTAGTTTGTGTTCATTTGGAATATTATGTTTCCTTTTGAATCTGAACAGTTTTATTTCTCCAGCTGCTGGTTACAGGCTGAAGGATTGCAGGGTCACAAGGACCACACAGGCCATCTGTCAGAAGAATAGTTTTAATGCATTTCCAAAGGACATTCCACTAATAGTCACAAGTATAGACCTGTCTCAAAACAAAATTTCTGAACTAAATAATGCAGATTTGAAAGATTTACCAAATCTGTTGCGCTTAAACCTGAAACGCAACTCTATCTCCATAATTGAATCTGGCACTTTTGTTGTTCAAATGTCTCTAGAGGTGTTGAATTTAAACAGCAATAGGCTTTGTAAGCTAGAGGAGGGTATGTTTGATGGCTTAGTCAATCTCACAGAATTGCGTCTGTCTTTCAATAACATCCAAACATTAGCACCGGCCTCTTTCAAGTCTCTGAGCAAGCTTACATTTTTGGACCTAGGCCATAACAAACTGCGGAACTTAGCGAACATCTTTAATCATACACCACATTTACAAATCCTGAACATTCCAGCAAACAAAATTAGCAATTTTCATTCATGGGAGCTGTCAAATACGTCTACAGAACTTGTTTCACTTGATTTGTCTCAAAATCAGCTTATGGTCTTTAGCCTCACTGCACATATCTTTCCCAACCTCAAATTATTGAACCTTGATGGTGGTATGAAGAATGGTATCGTCTGGGAGGTGAACAACACATCGTACCTTAGTGGCGTGTCCAACCTAGATATCAGTGGGGTTCACTCCTCCTTAGGACTTCAGGAAGTTCTAGAGACATTTAACTCCTCACTGATGTATCTGAAGTTAAACCATATGAATAACAACCTGCGGGTTCTCATCAATATTTCCTGCAAAATCCCATCGCTGACCTCTCTTGAAGTCCGAAATAACCGCATCAAAGTTATTAGATCAGACATGCTGCACTTGTGTACTAATCTTAACATATTGGACTTGGCGAAAAATGAGATAACTGACATCTCTGACAATTCATTTCAATCTCTTAGGAAGCTTAACATTTTAATATTGAAGTCTAACCGTCTAACATCGGTCCCCTATGCCATAAGGAAAACTGAAATCTCAAAACTGGATCTCAGCTTCAATAACATCAATGTTCTTGGCTGTTATGATTTGGCCAATATGACCTGTCTCAGAATTCTTCAGCTAAATCATAATCATCTCTTGAATCTAAAGGACTGTGTTTTCAAAGATTTGGTCAATTTAAAGCACTTATGGttgcaaaacaacaacatttatcaATTAAACGGTGCCTTCCAAAAAAACATGCCAAAACTCCAAGTGCTTTACTTGTTTAACAATCAACTCATAGATCTAGATCAGGGAGAATTTAAAGATTTGAATTCCCTCAAGATGCTGTCATTACAaggaaataaattaaaaaaacttaAAAAGGGGAATTTTAATGGATTGTCCAATCTTACAAATCTTAATCTTGAATCAAATGAAATAGATGAAATTCACAACGGTACTTTTATTGACTTGAAAGCTTTGCAGAAATTGAATTTGATGACCAATCACCTTAAATATACATCGGAAAAGCCTATGGAATATCCACCATTTGCTGAGCTTTCACAACTGGAATCATTGCTTATTTCAGCTCAACGCAGGCGACTTAAGAGCGCCCTACATCAAAACTTTCTCAAAGGCCTGACAAATCTTTCGGTACTCAATATCAGAAGTATGCAACTTACATCCCTACACCCACTCACCTTCAACTATACTCCTAATTTGAATAAGCTTTATATGAGCTCAAATGATTTCACAGACCTTCCAGACAATTTATTTTCCCCGATTCAAAAACTTAAAAGTCTTTACATTTCACGGTTAAACCTGAGGTCTCTCGATTTTCTGCTCCTTGCTAACCTCAAAGAGCTGGAGTTCTTGCAGGTGAGGAAGAATGCATTTTCTGTGATTAGAGAACCAGTGATGCAGTCTCTGCCAGCACTTGTATACCTGGATATGCAGGGTAATAGCTTCACCTGTAACTGTGACAACGCATGGTTCCTCAAATGGGTTAAAAACAACAAGCAAACACAAGTATATGATGCGGACAACTTTGAATGCAACTACCCTCCAGACCTCAAAGGAAAAAAACTTTTGGAGATTGACGTTGAATCCTGTACAGTAGACATAGGCTACATCTGTTATATTTCCACGGCATGCACGGTCATCATGACCATAGCAGTCTCCTACACCCACCATTTCCTACAATGGCATCTGGTCTACGGGTACAACCTCATGCTGGCATTCCTCTACAACTCAAAGCACAAGGACAAGCGTGCTCATCAATACGACGCCTTCGTCTCCTACAACGCAAACGACGAGAGCTGGGTGCTGGGGGAGCTGCTGCCCAAGCTGGAGGACGAGCAGGGCTGGAGACTGTGTCTGCACCACCGAGACTTCCAGCCAG GCAAACCAATCATGGAAAACATTACAGACTCCATCTATGGCAGCCGGAAAACCATCTGTGTGGTCAGTCGCGATTACCTTCAGAGTGAATGGTGCTCCAGAGAGATCCAGGTGGCAAG